Proteins encoded together in one Peribacillus asahii window:
- a CDS encoding FbpB family small basic protein, with protein MKRHKKTFEQLIQDNKRELLEDYKMLEIIEERIEKRHMQKAE; from the coding sequence ATGAAAAGACACAAAAAAACATTTGAACAATTAATACAGGATAATAAAAGAGAGCTGCTGGAAGATTATAAAATGCTTGAAATCATTGAAGAAAGAATTGAGAAACGACATATGCAAAAAGCCGAGTAA
- a CDS encoding globin-coupled sensor protein, with translation MKVLSKLKKRMNKVLTVNPAAGEIKVSDSEIKKQLKMIDLTENDLRIIFAFGEVIYAQIDELLDGFYQALLEVPGLKSIITKHSTIERLRSTLYTHIVTLFEGVIDDSFVEARLQVAKSHYRIGLASRWYLSAFQSLQNSMLSLIYTYVHNEEEQRAVIFAITKILSFERQLVIQAYEMENLKAREIEYEKVKKDVQRHILGISEELLILSEETHTSIKTLGFNGQELEDIVRIQTEQSTYSRMSAEEGQRCMLQLKTKLYELVVFMNHVDQNIHSLNSSLQQITEFVQIVQSIANQTNLLSLNSAIEAARAGEHGKGFAVVANEVRKLADQTKESIAQIDAIVQTSNGYMQSVLQSVVEVKEVMELGERESTVTVESFDKILESVEKDVVGMNKIKQNIHSFVMVIDEIKGVTEKVASQAETLNQTAAEL, from the coding sequence ATGAAGGTACTATCCAAATTGAAGAAACGAATGAACAAAGTTTTGACAGTAAATCCGGCAGCAGGGGAGATAAAGGTAAGCGATTCAGAAATAAAAAAACAGCTAAAAATGATTGATTTAACAGAGAATGACCTCCGTATCATTTTTGCGTTCGGAGAAGTCATTTATGCCCAAATTGATGAACTTTTGGATGGCTTTTATCAAGCGTTATTGGAAGTTCCAGGGTTAAAGTCAATTATTACGAAGCATAGCACAATAGAACGCCTGCGTTCTACATTATATACACATATTGTTACATTATTTGAAGGTGTTATTGATGATTCTTTTGTCGAAGCCCGTCTGCAAGTAGCTAAGAGCCACTATCGGATTGGTTTGGCATCGCGTTGGTATTTGTCCGCGTTCCAAAGCTTACAAAATTCAATGTTATCATTAATCTATACATACGTACATAATGAAGAAGAGCAACGCGCTGTAATCTTTGCTATTACGAAAATACTAAGCTTTGAACGGCAATTAGTTATTCAGGCTTATGAAATGGAAAATCTGAAAGCACGTGAAATAGAATATGAAAAAGTCAAAAAAGATGTACAACGTCATATTTTAGGGATAAGTGAGGAATTACTCATATTAAGTGAAGAAACACATACTTCAATTAAGACGCTAGGGTTTAACGGTCAGGAGTTAGAGGACATTGTTAGGATTCAAACGGAACAGTCGACTTATTCTAGAATGAGTGCCGAAGAAGGGCAGAGGTGCATGCTTCAACTAAAAACCAAATTATATGAACTGGTTGTATTTATGAATCATGTAGATCAAAATATTCACTCGTTGAATTCGTCCTTGCAGCAAATTACGGAGTTTGTTCAAATTGTTCAATCTATTGCGAATCAAACGAATTTACTATCATTGAATTCAGCTATTGAAGCAGCTCGTGCAGGTGAACATGGAAAAGGGTTTGCCGTTGTAGCAAATGAGGTAAGAAAATTAGCGGATCAAACGAAAGAATCTATTGCGCAAATAGATGCTATTGTTCAGACATCAAACGGTTATATGCAAAGTGTGCTTCAATCTGTTGTAGAAGTGAAAGAAGTGATGGAATTGGGAGAAAGAGAATCTACTGTAACGGTCGAATCTTTCGATAAGATTCTTGAATCGGTGGAGAAAGATGTTGTTGGAATGAATAAAATTAAGCAAAATATTCATTCATTTGTGATGGTTATTGATGAAATTAAAGGTGTAACAGAAAAGGTGGCATCTCAGGCGGAAACATTGAATCAGACAGCCGCAGAGTTATAA
- a CDS encoding HesB/YadR/YfhF family protein, producing MNIKISNEAVDWYKEELALSSGAYIRFFVRYGGHSSIQAGFSLGISQERPVHPIVLTEQDGVTFFIEENDLWFFDGHDLIIRFNKKLGEPEFSYAK from the coding sequence GTGAATATTAAAATTTCTAATGAAGCAGTAGATTGGTATAAAGAGGAACTAGCTTTATCTTCAGGTGCATATATTCGTTTTTTTGTAAGGTATGGCGGCCACAGCAGTATTCAAGCTGGCTTTTCTTTAGGTATTTCTCAGGAACGTCCGGTTCACCCGATTGTATTAACAGAGCAAGATGGAGTAACCTTCTTTATCGAAGAAAATGACCTTTGGTTTTTCGATGGTCATGACCTAATTATTCGCTTTAATAAAAAACTAGGTGAACCAGAATTTTCGTATGCAAAATAA
- the tlp gene encoding small acid-soluble spore protein Tlp produces the protein MTKPNPDNRADNVEKLQTAIENTRENIQAANEAIECSSSADTEAIQAKNERRMESINSMEAEIEDEQAARKNGYKSSNQFQ, from the coding sequence ATGACTAAACCAAATCCAGATAATCGTGCCGATAACGTAGAAAAGCTGCAAACAGCTATTGAAAATACACGAGAGAATATACAGGCTGCAAATGAAGCAATCGAATGTTCATCATCAGCTGACACGGAAGCAATTCAGGCTAAAAATGAGCGAAGAATGGAAAGTATAAACTCGATGGAAGCTGAAATTGAAGATGAGCAAGCAGCTCGAAAAAACGGATATAAGAGCAGTAATCAGTTTCAATAA
- the parE gene encoding DNA topoisomerase IV subunit B, whose protein sequence is MAKNSKTIEYNDDAIQVLEGLEAVRKRPGMYIGSTDVRGLHHLVYEIVDNSVDEALAGFGDHIIVKIHKDNSISVTDKGRGMPTGMHKLGKPTPEVILTILHAGGKFGQGGYKTSGGLHGVGASVVNALSEWLVVTIKRDGYVYEQRFVDGGKPETTLEKIGKTNQTGTKIHFKPDASIFSVTTFNYQTLSERLRESAFLLKGMKIELIDERHGQQELFHYENGIEAFVTYLNEEKDSLHTVVSFDGKQHDIELDFAFQFNDGYSENILSFVNNVRTKDGGTHEIGVKTAITRAFNDYARKAGLLKEKDKNLEGTDIREGLSAIISVRIPEELLQFEGQTKSKLGTSEARSAVDAIVSEHLAYFFEEDPTTSTLLIKKAIKAFQAREAARKAREDARSGKKRKKSDAILSGKLTPAQSKNPDKNELYLVEGDSAGGSAKQGRDRRFQAVLPLRGKVINTEKAKLADVFKNEEINTIIHAIGAGVGPEFNVSDTNYDKVVIMTDADTDGAHIQVLLLTFFYRYMKPLIEAGKVFIALPPLYKVSKGSGKKEILEYAWSDEELQAAIQKVGKGYTIQRYKGLGEMNADQLWDTTMNPETRTLIRVKIDDGARAERRVTTLMGDKVEPRRKWIESNVAFGLEEESNILDNENMSIAEEAE, encoded by the coding sequence GTGGCAAAGAACAGCAAAACAATTGAGTATAACGATGATGCAATTCAAGTACTGGAAGGATTAGAGGCGGTTAGAAAACGTCCTGGTATGTATATCGGCAGTACAGATGTAAGAGGACTTCATCATTTAGTATACGAGATTGTGGATAACTCCGTAGATGAGGCGTTAGCAGGTTTCGGAGATCACATAATAGTCAAAATACATAAAGATAACAGCATCAGTGTGACAGATAAAGGACGCGGTATGCCTACAGGAATGCACAAGCTTGGTAAACCTACCCCAGAAGTTATTTTAACGATTCTCCATGCTGGTGGAAAATTTGGTCAAGGTGGGTATAAAACGAGCGGTGGCCTGCATGGTGTAGGTGCTTCAGTTGTCAATGCTTTGTCAGAATGGCTTGTCGTTACAATCAAGCGAGATGGCTATGTTTATGAGCAGCGTTTCGTAGATGGCGGGAAACCAGAGACGACGTTAGAGAAAATTGGGAAAACGAATCAAACAGGGACAAAAATACATTTCAAACCTGATGCTTCGATTTTTTCAGTTACAACTTTTAACTATCAAACATTAAGCGAACGACTTCGAGAATCTGCTTTTCTATTAAAAGGAATGAAGATTGAGCTTATTGATGAACGACATGGTCAGCAAGAGCTGTTTCATTACGAAAATGGCATCGAAGCGTTTGTAACTTATCTAAATGAAGAAAAAGATTCGCTGCATACGGTTGTTAGTTTTGATGGTAAGCAACATGATATAGAATTAGATTTTGCTTTTCAGTTTAATGATGGGTATTCTGAAAATATTTTAAGCTTTGTAAACAATGTTCGAACAAAAGATGGCGGTACACATGAAATCGGTGTCAAAACTGCGATAACTCGTGCTTTTAATGACTATGCGCGTAAGGCAGGCCTATTAAAAGAAAAAGATAAAAATCTAGAAGGTACAGATATTCGAGAAGGTTTATCAGCGATTATTTCCGTTCGGATTCCCGAGGAGCTGCTGCAATTTGAAGGACAAACGAAGAGTAAGCTTGGTACAAGTGAGGCTCGTTCAGCTGTAGATGCGATTGTGTCTGAACATTTAGCGTACTTTTTTGAAGAGGATCCGACTACAAGCACCTTGCTCATTAAAAAAGCGATTAAAGCGTTTCAAGCTCGTGAAGCAGCGCGAAAGGCACGGGAAGATGCTCGAAGCGGAAAGAAACGAAAGAAATCAGATGCGATTTTATCTGGTAAATTAACGCCAGCTCAATCGAAAAACCCAGATAAAAATGAATTATATCTTGTCGAGGGGGATTCAGCTGGAGGTTCAGCGAAGCAAGGTCGGGATCGTCGTTTTCAAGCTGTATTACCGCTTAGAGGAAAAGTGATTAATACCGAAAAGGCGAAACTTGCGGATGTGTTTAAAAATGAAGAAATTAATACGATTATTCATGCGATTGGCGCAGGAGTCGGGCCAGAATTTAATGTGAGCGATACGAATTACGATAAAGTAGTTATCATGACGGATGCCGATACAGATGGAGCACATATTCAAGTGTTGCTATTAACTTTTTTCTACCGGTATATGAAACCGCTTATTGAAGCGGGAAAAGTATTTATTGCCTTGCCGCCCCTTTATAAGGTGAGCAAAGGGAGCGGGAAAAAGGAAATCCTCGAATATGCGTGGAGCGACGAAGAATTGCAAGCCGCTATCCAAAAAGTAGGAAAAGGCTATACGATTCAACGCTACAAAGGTCTCGGTGAAATGAATGCCGACCAACTATGGGATACGACGATGAATCCAGAAACGAGAACGTTAATCCGAGTGAAAATTGATGATGGTGCACGGGCGGAAAGACGTGTGACGACGTTAATGGGTGATAAAGTAGAACCGCGCCGAAAATGGATCGAGTCGAATGTTGCTTTTGGTCTCGAAGAAGAATCGAATATATTAGATAACGAAAATATGTCGATTGCAGAGGAGGCTGAATAA
- a CDS encoding acid-soluble spore protein N gives MSNPKKDSKHFNPNHVGTKQRAFGGNKGKQMQDQTSPTPQVIQTKGE, from the coding sequence ATGAGTAACCCAAAAAAAGATTCCAAACACTTTAATCCTAATCACGTTGGGACAAAACAGAGAGCATTTGGTGGAAACAAAGGAAAGCAAATGCAAGATCAAACAAGTCCAACTCCTCAAGTGATTCAAACAAAAGGGGAATAG
- a CDS encoding peroxiredoxin family protein, giving the protein MIKKVIASIFLLSLITFSIVQAMDQQKEKKTEELDQLGGLTIGGEAPDFTLKTLEGKEVSLSDYKGKKVMLNFWATWCPPCKKEMPAMQQFSEEAGEDIVVLAVNMDPENDVEGFALNYELTFPIVLDQPESGSLISEQYKIMSIPTTFFIDRDGIIQHKFFGEMQLKDMERNMNSME; this is encoded by the coding sequence ATGATTAAAAAAGTTATCGCTTCAATTTTTTTACTTTCTCTGATCACTTTCTCTATTGTACAAGCAATGGATCAGCAAAAAGAAAAGAAAACAGAAGAGTTAGATCAATTAGGCGGATTAACGATTGGTGGGGAGGCCCCAGATTTTACGTTAAAAACGCTAGAAGGGAAAGAAGTTTCTTTATCGGATTATAAGGGGAAAAAAGTGATGTTAAACTTTTGGGCGACCTGGTGTCCGCCATGTAAAAAAGAAATGCCAGCTATGCAGCAATTTTCTGAAGAAGCAGGAGAGGATATAGTTGTTTTGGCTGTGAATATGGATCCAGAAAATGATGTAGAAGGATTTGCGTTAAATTATGAATTAACCTTTCCAATTGTTCTAGATCAGCCAGAGTCAGGAAGTCTTATCAGTGAACAGTATAAAATCATGAGTATTCCTACGACTTTTTTTATTGATCGTGATGGCATTATTCAACATAAGTTCTTTGGTGAGATGCAGTTGAAAGATATGGAACGAAATATGAATAGTATGGAATAA
- a CDS encoding acyl-CoA thioesterase — MHIAEHQIEVRYAETDQMGVVYHANYLVWMELGRTQLIRELGFEYAQMEADGILSPVIDIQVSYKTPVRYGQVAIIKTWIESYDGIRVVYGYEIFNGNQDLAVTGQSSHVCVKKESFRPISIKRLFPEWHEAYEKNKKLV, encoded by the coding sequence ATGCATATTGCTGAACATCAAATAGAAGTGCGTTACGCAGAAACCGATCAAATGGGCGTAGTCTATCATGCTAATTATTTAGTATGGATGGAACTGGGACGCACGCAGCTAATACGTGAATTAGGCTTTGAGTATGCTCAAATGGAGGCTGATGGTATCCTATCACCTGTGATTGATATTCAGGTTTCTTATAAAACGCCAGTCCGTTATGGACAAGTGGCAATAATTAAGACATGGATTGAAAGCTATGATGGAATTCGAGTCGTTTATGGGTATGAGATTTTCAACGGAAATCAAGACTTAGCTGTAACGGGTCAGTCCTCACATGTATGTGTAAAAAAAGAAAGTTTTCGTCCTATTTCTATTAAACGGCTTTTTCCTGAGTGGCACGAGGCCTATGAGAAGAATAAGAAGCTAGTTTAA
- the plsY gene encoding glycerol-3-phosphate 1-O-acyltransferase PlsY, with translation MLIIILSLLLAYLIGSIPSGLIIGKTFYKVDIREHGSKNLGATNAFRTLGIKPGIAVTLMDILKGTAATLIPGLLGADIHLLLAGVLAAIGHMFPIFASFKGGKAVATSAGVVLGYEPFLFLFLLVVFFIALYISKYVSLSSMIAAVASLTYCFIFHLDDWPLILVIAVLTIFIFYRHRANIKRIMNKTEPKIKWL, from the coding sequence ATGTTAATTATTATACTTTCTTTATTACTTGCCTACTTAATTGGATCCATTCCATCTGGATTAATTATTGGTAAAACCTTTTATAAAGTAGATATTCGTGAACATGGTAGTAAAAACCTTGGAGCAACGAATGCATTTCGAACACTTGGAATTAAACCTGGCATTGCTGTTACATTGATGGATATTTTAAAAGGTACGGCAGCGACCCTTATTCCTGGATTACTTGGAGCCGATATTCACCTGCTATTAGCCGGTGTGTTAGCAGCCATTGGACATATGTTTCCGATATTTGCTAGTTTTAAAGGCGGTAAAGCGGTTGCTACATCTGCAGGTGTCGTACTCGGATATGAGCCATTCTTATTTTTATTTTTACTCGTAGTCTTTTTCATTGCTTTATACATATCAAAATATGTTTCGTTATCATCCATGATTGCAGCTGTGGCTTCCTTAACGTATTGCTTTATCTTCCATTTGGACGATTGGCCACTAATTTTGGTCATCGCAGTCCTTACAATTTTTATTTTTTATCGCCATCGAGCCAATATTAAACGAATTATGAATAAAACTGAACCAAAAATTAAATGGTTATAA
- a CDS encoding CoA-binding protein: MTIINPSREEIGKILKKAKRIAVIGLSNNPDRTSYMVTEAMQNCGYEIIPVNPTVKEVLGVKAVASLKDIEGHVDIVNVFRRSEFLPEIAKEFVEIDADVFWAQLGVANQEAYDYLTEKGYTVIMDRCIKVEHAMTK, translated from the coding sequence ATGACAATTATAAATCCAAGCAGAGAAGAAATCGGAAAAATATTAAAAAAAGCAAAACGAATTGCTGTTATTGGTTTGTCTAATAATCCAGATCGAACTTCGTATATGGTGACAGAAGCGATGCAAAACTGTGGCTATGAAATTATTCCGGTTAACCCAACGGTAAAAGAGGTACTTGGGGTGAAAGCTGTTGCTTCATTAAAAGATATAGAGGGGCATGTTGATATTGTCAATGTATTCCGACGTTCCGAATTTTTACCGGAAATCGCCAAAGAATTTGTTGAAATAGATGCGGATGTTTTCTGGGCTCAATTAGGAGTAGCGAATCAAGAGGCATATGATTATTTAACAGAGAAAGGCTATACCGTTATTATGGATCGTTGTATTAAAGTTGAACATGCCATGACAAAATAA
- a CDS encoding YycC family protein, with the protein MKPLQISPETAIKLAKALNVPLEQVMHMPMPILLKKLAELDENKK; encoded by the coding sequence ATGAAACCATTACAAATTTCACCTGAAACAGCCATCAAACTAGCAAAAGCGTTGAATGTTCCACTAGAACAAGTAATGCATATGCCCATGCCTATTCTTCTAAAAAAACTAGCAGAATTAGACGAAAACAAAAAATAG